Below is a genomic region from Rhizobium sp. 007.
CACGAAACATATTGCGACAAGGGCTCGTCTAATGAGAGGTCGAATGCGAGTCCAACCATCAGCTGAGTGCCAAGGGTCATGCCCGCAGCACTGCAGATCACGCAGATTCAGCGACTGGTGGGTATATGAAAAGCGTGATCGCCATAAACATCCAGGCGAAGATAAAGTTCCGAGACAAAAGAAAAAGCCCCTGCTCGTGATCGGCTACTCCAGACCACCGTCTACAGGTCGATCAGCGCGATACCGAGGTCTTCGCGCTTTCGGCGGCGGAAGCCGACTGCGCTTTCGCGGATGATGATCTCGAGGGTAGGATGAACGGTGCCCTTGATAAAATGGCCGCCCCGGGTGGCTCCGTCTGACCGGCCGAGGACCACATGCATGTGGAGGCTGGCCTTGCCGTCGTCGCCGATAGCAATGTCTCCAATAGCACTTAGGACCTCGGTCTGTTCCTCAACCGGAATCTCCTTGTAGTTCTTCGTCGCGAACTCGAAGAAGCCGAGCGTGGCGCTACGGAAGGCCCCGATGGCGGTTAGCGACGCGCCGCCGACCTTTTGCTCCTCGGCGAAGCGCGTGATTGCTTCGAACGCCTCTTCGCCGTCGTCCAGGACCAGCACGAAGTTGCGCTCGCGCCACGGATCACTTTCGTCAAGTTCCTTGCTCTTCATTGGGATTCTCCTTTGAAGAATGAGGGTTTCGTCAATGTCGGTCACGAACACGCTCCGCGTCGCGCTCCTTAACGAGCTGCATAGTGACCAATGCCTCAAGATGTCGAGGTCTCGGCAGTGGCTGAAGCATCTTC
It encodes:
- a CDS encoding PPC domain-containing DNA-binding protein is translated as MKSKELDESDPWRERNFVLVLDDGEEAFEAITRFAEEQKVGGASLTAIGAFRSATLGFFEFATKNYKEIPVEEQTEVLSAIGDIAIGDDGKASLHMHVVLGRSDGATRGGHFIKGTVHPTLEIIIRESAVGFRRRKREDLGIALIDL